One part of the Phragmites australis chromosome 3, lpPhrAust1.1, whole genome shotgun sequence genome encodes these proteins:
- the LOC133912782 gene encoding F-box/LRR-repeat protein At3g48880-like: protein MATPPSRPWAELQHDLLVAIMSRVGAPDLLSGGAPRACSSWRAAARDPLAWRRVDLRDWAALTSCRREEGPGPSSRRLPVHAALAGILEVAATLSDGRIETVLLPEFADEEHLLFLAERCPNLHYFSLPSTCMTYDQFCKAIGGLHSLKGMAVDESLINYDALHHVHQCCPDFVELKVSALYVDEEMASVICNSLPHLKKLEIPSSDTSSAAIIKFLDYLEELEYLDISGYEISAISSAVLEKASRLKVFLWNSKFELGEFMDCSNCGEHNVNPQDPCKCMMEHKVMDWLAGPS, encoded by the exons ATGGCGACGCCGCCGAGCCGGCCGTGGGCGGAGCTGCAGCACGACTTACTGGTGGCGATCATGTCACGCGTGGGCGCTCCGGATCTGCTCTCCGGCGGCGCGCCCCGCGCCTGCTCCTCGTGGCGGGCTGCGGCGCGCGACCCGCTCGCTTGGCGTCGCGTCGATCTCCGCGACTGGGCCGCCCTGACCTCCTGTCGGCGCGAGGAAGGACCCGGCCCTTCCAGTCGTCGCCTCCCCGTGCATGCCGCCCTCGCTGGCATCCTGGAGGTCGCCGCGACCCTGTCGGATGGGCGGATCGAGACTGTGCTGCTTCCCGAGTTTGCAGATGAGGAGCACCTCCTGTTCCTTGCCGAGAG GTGTCCGAACCTGCACTATTTCAGCCTTCCTAGCACCTGTATGACTTACGATCAGTTCTGTAAGGCAATAGGTGGGCTTCATTCGCTTAAAGGCATGGCAGTGGATGAGAGTCTTATTAATTACGATGCCCTCCACCACGTGCATCAGTGCTGCCCAGACTTTGTGGAGCTGAAGGTGTCTGCTTTGTATGTGGATGAGGAGATGGCTTCTGTCATCTGTAACTCTCTTCCTCATCTGAAGAAGCTCGAGATACCAAGCTCTGATACGTCTTCTGCTGCAATAATAAAATTCCTTGATTACCTAGAGGAGCTCGAGTACCTGGACATATCGGGTTATGAGATATCCGCGATCTCAAGCGCCGTTCTTGAGAAAGCTTCTCGGCTCAAGGTTTTTCTCTGGAACTCGAAATTTGAGCTTGGGGAGTTCATGGACTGCTCAAATTGTGGAGAGCACAACGTCAACCCTCAAGATCCCTGCAAGTGCATGATGGAACACAAGGTCATGGACTGGCTGGCTGGACCTTCATAA